One Pseudomonas fluorescens genomic region harbors:
- a CDS encoding class I SAM-dependent methyltransferase, with translation MKHELYRVTDLPVLQNRTFADAATAQASARADMLLVQDERSGLIFNAAFDADKLSYDADYQNEQAHSGQFQQHLSDVEGIIAKHFKGQELIEVGCGKGYFLELLKGLGYSITGIDPAYEGNNAAVIKAPFTRGLGLAADGIVLRHVLEHIQDPLSFLAEIADANQGGQIYIEVPCFDWILDHKAWFDLFYEHVNYFRLDDLRRMFGTVHEAGHLFGGQYLYIVADLATLRLTPTQPVPRLTLPDGFTASLDRAVQIIRSAPEQGSAIWGASSKGVIYSLFLQRAGVAVDRVVDINPAKQGRYLPLSGARVSSPQEAMDALPEGANLFVMNSNYLEEIKRMTGGRYVYHAVDSASFQ, from the coding sequence ATGAAGCACGAGTTGTATCGGGTCACCGACTTGCCGGTGCTGCAAAATCGCACGTTTGCCGACGCGGCGACGGCGCAGGCCTCGGCCCGCGCCGACATGCTGTTGGTGCAGGACGAACGCAGCGGTCTGATCTTCAATGCGGCCTTCGACGCCGACAAGCTCAGTTACGACGCCGACTACCAGAACGAACAGGCGCATTCCGGCCAGTTCCAGCAGCACCTGAGCGACGTCGAAGGCATCATCGCCAAGCATTTCAAGGGCCAGGAACTGATCGAAGTCGGTTGCGGCAAAGGCTACTTTCTGGAGCTGCTCAAGGGCCTCGGCTATTCGATCACCGGCATCGACCCGGCTTACGAAGGCAACAACGCCGCGGTGATCAAAGCGCCATTCACCCGCGGTCTGGGGCTGGCGGCTGACGGCATCGTGTTGCGCCACGTGCTGGAACACATTCAGGATCCGCTGAGCTTCCTCGCCGAAATCGCCGACGCCAATCAGGGCGGGCAGATCTACATTGAAGTGCCGTGCTTCGACTGGATCCTCGACCATAAAGCCTGGTTCGATCTGTTCTACGAGCACGTGAATTATTTCCGGCTCGATGATCTGCGCCGCATGTTCGGCACCGTGCATGAGGCGGGTCACCTGTTCGGTGGCCAATACCTGTACATCGTCGCTGACTTGGCGACCTTGCGCCTGACCCCGACACAACCGGTGCCGCGCCTGACCCTGCCGGACGGGTTCACCGCCAGCCTGGATCGCGCGGTGCAGATTATCCGGTCCGCGCCTGAGCAGGGTTCGGCGATCTGGGGGGCGTCGTCCAAGGGCGTGATCTATTCATTGTTTCTGCAGCGCGCCGGCGTCGCGGTAGATCGCGTGGTGGACATCAACCCGGCCAAACAGGGGCGTTATCTGCCATTGAGCGGTGCCCGAGTGTCCTCGCCTCAGGAGGCGATGGATGCGCTGCCTGAAGGCGCCAATCTGTTTGTAATGAATTCCAATTACCTCGAAGAGATCAAGCGGATGACCGGTGGACGCTACGTCTATCACGCCGTCGACAGCGCTTCGTTTCAGTGA
- a CDS encoding cephalosporin hydroxylase family protein, protein MTDNSINQAFEAECREQIAQQGEDQKLTGLARDFFNESAKHKYSYHFSWMGRPIIQLPQDMMAMQEIIWQVKPDLVIECGIAHGGSIIYYASLLELQGHGEVLGIDLDIRPHNREAIESHPMAKRIKMIEGSSIDPAIAAQVQAAAKGKKVILVLDSNHTHDHVLEELRLYAPLVSVDSYCVVMDTVVEDMPADFFPDRPWGPGDNPKTAVWKYLEENGDFEIDQQLQNKLLITVAPDGYLRRVR, encoded by the coding sequence ATGACCGACAACAGCATCAACCAAGCCTTCGAAGCCGAGTGCCGGGAACAGATCGCCCAGCAGGGTGAGGACCAGAAACTCACCGGCCTGGCGCGGGACTTCTTCAACGAATCGGCCAAGCATAAATACAGCTACCACTTCTCGTGGATGGGCCGTCCGATCATCCAGTTGCCGCAAGACATGATGGCGATGCAGGAAATCATCTGGCAGGTCAAACCGGATCTGGTCATCGAATGTGGCATCGCCCACGGCGGTTCGATCATCTACTACGCCTCGTTGCTGGAGCTGCAAGGGCACGGCGAAGTGCTGGGCATCGACCTCGACATCCGCCCGCACAACCGTGAAGCGATTGAAAGCCACCCGATGGCCAAGCGCATCAAGATGATCGAAGGCTCGAGTATCGACCCGGCCATTGCTGCGCAGGTGCAGGCTGCGGCCAAGGGCAAGAAAGTCATTCTGGTGCTGGACTCCAATCACACCCACGACCACGTGCTCGAAGAGCTGCGCCTGTACGCACCGCTGGTATCGGTCGACAGCTACTGCGTGGTCATGGACACCGTGGTTGAAGACATGCCGGCCGATTTCTTCCCGGACCGTCCATGGGGCCCGGGCGACAACCCGAAAACCGCGGTGTGGAAATACCTGGAAGAGAATGGTGATTTCGAGATCGACCAACAGCTGCAGAACAAGCTGCTGATCACTGTGGCGCCGGATGGATATCTGCGTCGCGTTCGTTAA
- a CDS encoding class I SAM-dependent methyltransferase, protein MNCRGCAAPLSLPLIDLGTSPPSNAYVHADRLEQAEQWVPLKVAVCQQCWLVQTEDYTRADSLFDAEYAYFSSFSSTWLSHAERYVAEMVERFGLTADSRVVEVAANDGYLLQYVAGRGIACLGVEPTRSTAQAAREKGLEIRELFFGRDTATQLRSEGWDADLMAANNVLAHVPDINDFLVGFATLLKPTGVATFEFPQLLTLMAGAQFDTLYHEHYSYLSLTAVQRLCERNALEVFDVSQLTTHGGSLRVFVQRQDGQRRPVQPAVQQQLQAELEAGVKTAGYYATLAPAAERIKHDLLRFLLQAKADGKRVVGYGAAAKGNTLLNYAGVKPDLLAWVADANPHKQGKFMPGSRIPIVAPAQIDIEKPDYVLVLPWNLLQEVSQQLAQVRQWDARFVIAVPELKVL, encoded by the coding sequence ATGAATTGCCGTGGGTGCGCCGCACCGCTGAGTCTGCCGCTGATCGACCTCGGCACCTCGCCACCGTCCAACGCCTACGTGCACGCCGATCGCCTCGAGCAGGCCGAGCAATGGGTGCCGCTGAAGGTCGCCGTGTGCCAGCAATGCTGGCTGGTGCAGACCGAGGATTACACCCGCGCCGACAGCCTGTTCGATGCTGAATACGCTTACTTCAGTTCGTTTTCCAGCACTTGGCTGAGCCACGCCGAGCGCTACGTTGCCGAGATGGTCGAGCGTTTCGGATTGACCGCTGACAGCCGTGTGGTGGAAGTCGCTGCCAACGACGGATACCTGTTGCAATACGTCGCCGGTCGCGGCATTGCGTGCCTGGGTGTTGAGCCGACCCGCAGCACTGCGCAGGCAGCCCGAGAAAAAGGCCTGGAGATTCGCGAACTGTTCTTCGGCCGCGACACCGCCACGCAATTGCGCAGCGAAGGCTGGGACGCCGACTTGATGGCGGCCAACAACGTGCTCGCCCATGTGCCGGACATCAACGATTTTCTGGTAGGGTTCGCGACGCTGCTCAAGCCGACCGGCGTAGCCACTTTCGAATTTCCGCAGTTGCTGACGCTGATGGCCGGCGCGCAGTTCGACACGCTGTATCACGAACATTATTCCTACCTGTCGCTGACCGCCGTGCAACGCCTGTGCGAGCGCAATGCTCTGGAAGTGTTCGACGTCAGCCAACTGACCACTCACGGCGGATCGTTGCGCGTGTTTGTCCAGCGCCAGGACGGCCAGCGTCGCCCGGTTCAGCCAGCGGTGCAGCAGCAGTTGCAGGCCGAACTGGAAGCCGGGGTGAAAACCGCCGGGTACTACGCGACCCTCGCGCCAGCCGCCGAACGCATCAAGCATGACTTGCTGCGTTTTCTGTTGCAGGCCAAAGCCGACGGCAAGCGTGTGGTCGGTTATGGCGCAGCGGCCAAGGGCAATACGTTGCTCAACTACGCCGGGGTCAAACCGGATCTGCTCGCCTGGGTGGCCGATGCCAACCCGCACAAGCAAGGCAAGTTCATGCCGGGCAGCCGCATCCCGATTGTTGCGCCCGCGCAGATCGACATCGAGAAGCCCGATTACGTATTGGTGCTGCCATGGAACCTGCTGCAGGAAGTCAGTCAGCAACTGGCGCAGGTGCGTCAGTGGGATGCTCGCTTTGTGATCGCCGTGCCTGAGTTGAAAGTGCTGTGA
- the pseC gene encoding UDP-4-amino-4,6-dideoxy-N-acetyl-beta-L-altrosamine transaminase yields the protein MIPYGRQSLDQADIDAVVEVLQSDWLTQGPSIERFEQAMAECCQADYAVAVSNATAALHIACVAAGLGPGDRLWTTPNTFLASANCGRYCGAEVDFVDIDPLTWNLDAFALAAKLEQAERDGILPKVLVAVAFSGQSCDMRRIAELAERYNFTVIEDASHAVGASYAGRPVGCGEFAAMTVFSFHPVKIITSAEGGMVLTNRAALAERLQRLRSHGMTRDPQQMTEPSHGPWYYQQIELGFNYRMTDLQAALGLSQLRKLDEFVARRRELAARYDQLLAYLPLTLPSAQPEAQSAWHLYVVRLQTERCNLSHRQVFEGLRAAGIGVNLHYIPVHLQPYYRDLGFAEGDFPEAERYYAEAISLPLFPLLSDAQQEQVVEQLRRLLLEE from the coding sequence ATGATTCCCTACGGTCGGCAAAGCCTTGATCAGGCAGACATCGACGCCGTCGTCGAGGTGCTGCAATCCGACTGGCTGACCCAAGGGCCGAGCATCGAGCGTTTCGAGCAGGCGATGGCCGAGTGTTGCCAGGCCGATTACGCCGTGGCGGTGAGCAATGCCACAGCGGCGCTGCACATCGCCTGTGTGGCGGCGGGTCTGGGGCCGGGCGACCGGTTGTGGACGACGCCGAACACCTTTCTCGCCTCAGCCAATTGCGGACGCTATTGCGGTGCCGAGGTTGATTTCGTCGACATCGATCCACTGACCTGGAACCTCGATGCGTTCGCCCTCGCGGCGAAGCTCGAACAGGCCGAACGCGACGGCATCCTGCCGAAAGTGCTGGTGGCAGTGGCGTTCTCCGGGCAGAGCTGCGACATGCGCAGGATTGCCGAACTGGCCGAGCGCTACAACTTCACCGTGATCGAGGACGCTTCTCACGCGGTCGGCGCATCGTACGCGGGACGCCCGGTGGGTTGCGGTGAGTTTGCAGCGATGACGGTGTTCAGTTTTCATCCGGTGAAAATCATCACCAGTGCCGAGGGCGGCATGGTCCTGACCAATCGAGCGGCGCTGGCCGAGCGTTTGCAGCGTCTGCGCAGCCACGGCATGACCCGCGATCCGCAGCAGATGACCGAGCCCAGTCACGGGCCGTGGTATTACCAGCAGATTGAACTGGGCTTCAATTACCGAATGACTGATTTGCAAGCAGCGCTGGGGTTGTCGCAGCTGCGCAAACTGGACGAGTTCGTCGCGCGGCGCCGCGAACTGGCCGCGCGTTACGATCAGTTGCTGGCGTACCTGCCATTGACCTTGCCCAGCGCACAGCCGGAGGCGCAATCGGCGTGGCACTTGTATGTGGTGCGCTTGCAGACCGAGCGCTGCAACCTCAGTCATCGCCAGGTGTTCGAGGGTTTGCGCGCAGCCGGCATCGGCGTGAATCTGCACTATATTCCCGTGCACCTGCAGCCTTACTATCGCGACCTGGGTTTTGCCGAAGGGGATTTCCCCGAGGCGGAACGTTACTACGCCGAGGCGATCAGCTTGCCGCTGTTCCCTTTGCTCAGCGACGCACAACAGGAGCAGGTGGTCGAACAACTCCGCCGACTGCTGCTTGAGGAGTAA
- the pseF gene encoding pseudaminic acid cytidylyltransferase gives MSCVAIIPARGGSKRIPRKNLKLFDGVPMIVRSIRTALDSGLFKAVVVSTDDEEIAEIARANGAEVPFMRPADLADDFTGTAAVIVHALQHLPAFDYACCIYATAPLLQARYLRKGLELLARHPSRSFAFSVCRFGFPVQRALTLDGEGALTSMYPEFRHTRSQDLPEAFQDAGQFYWGRSAAWLRGETLFSPASLPVILPRHLVQDIDTPEDWQRAEYLYAALKAGGELS, from the coding sequence GTGAGCTGCGTTGCGATCATTCCCGCCCGTGGTGGCAGCAAGCGCATCCCGCGCAAGAATCTCAAGCTGTTCGACGGTGTGCCGATGATCGTCCGCTCGATCCGCACCGCGCTGGACTCAGGGCTGTTCAAGGCGGTTGTGGTCAGCACCGACGATGAGGAAATTGCCGAGATCGCCCGGGCTAATGGCGCCGAGGTGCCGTTCATGCGTCCCGCCGATCTGGCGGATGACTTCACCGGCACGGCTGCGGTGATCGTGCATGCCTTGCAGCACCTGCCGGCCTTCGATTACGCCTGCTGCATTTACGCCACGGCGCCGTTGCTGCAGGCGCGCTATCTGCGCAAGGGGCTGGAGTTGCTCGCGCGGCATCCGTCCAGATCGTTTGCCTTTTCGGTGTGTAGGTTCGGTTTCCCGGTGCAGCGCGCGTTGACCCTCGACGGAGAGGGCGCCTTGACTTCGATGTATCCCGAGTTTCGCCACACCCGTTCGCAGGACCTGCCCGAAGCGTTTCAGGATGCCGGGCAGTTTTACTGGGGCCGCAGCGCAGCGTGGTTGCGTGGCGAGACGCTGTTTTCGCCGGCGAGTCTGCCGGTAATCCTGCCGCGCCATCTGGTGCAGGATATCGACACGCCTGAAGACTGGCAGCGCGCCGAATACCTGTACGCCGCGCTCAAGGCCGGCGGAGAACTGTCATGA
- a CDS encoding glycosyltransferase family 2 protein has protein sequence MQGKYSSELTQPLNELLTVVLITHNRPAFLRRAVKYYSSLPCKIMVLDSTAEPAQGDFSSVDYHHVPQFAYWGMQAKLAYGVEQLTTPYMVLAADDDFILHDSLTESVGFLQANPDYGMCHGYCLMYLTLAGGVSYYRRDKKVQEDYASENAQDRVIDYMSQYIPPFYAVTRTDLMKTWHTALPPGTSFQWQEIGHVYFLLASAKARILPIPYVVREINYGVSEHSTEVYHSLTYVDAKSVAEREAFAEFLAALPTAITGLDAAQGKALALQSFEAMVDSLQSSRALTAELIIQSTWNQELKRPDRRFGPLQYVEMPFYNEAFFDRLAQFEFMLHAMPAGRIQLEGLEGVWTRQAHLLQARNNDTPESVLDRLWQAHDLNAFNRTVVKRLAAQLASMGEAEEAQDMQAWIERLEALSGEDHHAVMDNTQSGRLLKWLAARKPGEQQVEAIGQHLAVNGGGPQFGIFLLDLDDDIDKLQVSLDSLLEGQCKAFRIVVFTTGEAPAATTAQNTLHFVRVTPANLVDKLNQSARQSPCDWLLLAEAGDEFTASGLLRASLELLNAGDCRAVSTDEIQREENGALRDVFRPGFNLDLLLSLPTLMARHWLVRRDALTEIGGYRADFGKALELDVLLRLIEEHGLNSLAHLDEPLLITQAPTLQENPDERLALLRHLGNRGYKAKVTSAVPGIYQIDYHHSERPLVSIMIPAGNDLAALRRCIEGVLLRTRYQSYEVLVATSADQSAAVNDWLGTYKHSKVQVLRSDRSLNEPALYNAASRQARGEYLVLLAADAEVVNPNWLDSLLNHALRPEIGVVGPKLINREREISQAGLILGMNGAVGSAFVGDKHDAEGYLHRLAVEQNYSAVSSVCLMVRKELFEALGGLDDSSFGDGFSDVDLCLSAGQAGYLTVWTPAVQVIHQGSMPEAPQALAALQEKWSAAFAQDQAYNANLSLNGKGFVLNDSAVLDWSQLLA, from the coding sequence ATGCAAGGCAAGTACAGTTCCGAACTGACGCAACCGCTCAACGAGCTGTTGACCGTGGTGCTTATTACTCATAACCGGCCGGCGTTTCTGCGCCGGGCGGTGAAGTATTACAGCAGCCTGCCGTGCAAAATCATGGTGCTGGACTCCACCGCCGAGCCTGCGCAGGGCGATTTTTCTTCGGTCGATTATCACCACGTGCCGCAGTTCGCCTATTGGGGCATGCAAGCGAAACTGGCTTACGGCGTGGAGCAACTGACCACCCCGTACATGGTGCTGGCGGCCGATGACGATTTTATCCTGCACGATTCGCTGACCGAATCCGTGGGCTTTCTACAGGCCAACCCGGATTACGGCATGTGCCACGGCTATTGCCTGATGTACCTGACGCTGGCCGGCGGTGTGAGCTACTACCGCCGCGACAAGAAAGTCCAGGAGGACTACGCGTCCGAGAACGCGCAGGATCGCGTCATCGATTACATGAGCCAGTACATCCCGCCGTTTTACGCGGTGACTCGCACCGACCTGATGAAAACCTGGCATACGGCGCTGCCGCCGGGCACCAGTTTCCAGTGGCAGGAAATCGGCCATGTCTACTTCCTGCTGGCTAGCGCCAAGGCGCGAATCCTGCCGATCCCTTACGTGGTCCGTGAGATCAACTATGGCGTCTCCGAGCACAGCACCGAGGTGTACCACTCGCTGACCTATGTCGACGCCAAGTCCGTGGCCGAGCGCGAGGCATTCGCCGAATTTCTCGCCGCATTGCCTACCGCGATCACTGGTCTGGACGCCGCACAGGGCAAGGCGCTTGCCCTGCAAAGTTTCGAAGCGATGGTCGATAGCCTGCAATCGAGCCGCGCGTTGACGGCGGAACTGATCATCCAGTCCACCTGGAATCAGGAACTCAAACGCCCGGATCGTCGCTTCGGGCCATTGCAGTACGTCGAAATGCCGTTCTATAACGAGGCGTTCTTCGATCGGCTGGCACAGTTCGAATTCATGCTGCACGCGATGCCGGCGGGACGCATTCAATTGGAAGGCCTTGAAGGCGTCTGGACTCGCCAGGCGCACTTGCTGCAAGCGCGCAACAACGACACGCCGGAAAGTGTGCTCGATCGTCTGTGGCAGGCCCACGACCTCAACGCGTTCAACCGCACCGTGGTCAAGCGTCTGGCGGCGCAACTGGCGTCGATGGGCGAGGCCGAAGAAGCGCAAGACATGCAGGCATGGATCGAGCGTCTCGAGGCGTTGAGCGGCGAAGATCATCACGCGGTCATGGACAACACGCAGTCCGGACGCCTGCTCAAATGGCTGGCTGCGCGCAAGCCCGGCGAGCAGCAAGTCGAAGCGATCGGCCAACATCTGGCGGTCAATGGCGGTGGCCCGCAATTCGGTATTTTCCTGCTGGATCTGGACGACGACATCGACAAGCTCCAGGTCTCGCTCGATAGCTTGCTGGAAGGCCAGTGCAAGGCCTTCCGCATCGTCGTGTTCACCACCGGCGAAGCCCCGGCCGCGACCACCGCACAGAACACCCTGCACTTCGTTCGGGTGACGCCGGCCAACCTCGTCGACAAACTCAATCAGAGCGCGCGGCAGTCGCCGTGCGACTGGTTGCTGCTGGCCGAGGCTGGCGACGAATTCACCGCCAGCGGCCTGCTGCGCGCCAGTCTGGAATTGCTCAACGCCGGCGACTGCCGCGCTGTGTCGACCGATGAAATCCAGCGCGAGGAAAACGGTGCGCTGCGGGACGTGTTCCGTCCGGGCTTCAATCTGGATCTGCTGCTGAGCCTGCCGACCTTGATGGCGCGGCACTGGCTGGTACGTCGCGATGCGTTGACGGAGATCGGTGGCTATCGCGCCGACTTCGGCAAGGCACTGGAACTCGACGTGCTGTTGCGCCTGATCGAGGAGCATGGCCTCAACAGCCTGGCGCATCTCGACGAGCCGCTGCTGATCACCCAAGCGCCAACTCTGCAGGAAAACCCGGACGAGCGTCTGGCGTTGCTGCGTCACTTGGGCAACCGCGGCTACAAGGCCAAGGTCACCTCGGCGGTTCCCGGCATTTACCAGATCGATTATCACCACAGCGAACGTCCGCTGGTGTCGATCATGATTCCAGCGGGCAACGATCTTGCGGCGCTGCGACGCTGCATCGAAGGCGTGTTGTTGCGCACTCGCTATCAGTCGTACGAAGTGCTGGTCGCCACCTCGGCTGATCAGTCGGCCGCGGTCAATGACTGGCTCGGCACTTATAAACACTCCAAAGTCCAGGTGCTGCGCAGCGACCGCTCGCTGAACGAACCGGCCTTGTACAACGCGGCCAGCCGTCAGGCGCGCGGCGAGTACCTGGTGCTGCTGGCGGCTGACGCCGAAGTGGTCAACCCGAACTGGCTCGACTCGTTGCTCAACCATGCCTTGCGCCCGGAGATCGGCGTCGTCGGGCCGAAACTGATCAACCGCGAGCGCGAGATCAGCCAGGCCGGCCTGATTCTGGGCATGAACGGTGCGGTCGGTTCGGCATTCGTTGGCGACAAACACGATGCTGAGGGCTACTTGCATCGCCTGGCGGTGGAGCAGAACTATTCGGCGGTATCGAGCGTGTGCCTGATGGTGCGCAAAGAATTGTTCGAGGCCTTGGGCGGTCTGGACGACAGCAGCTTCGGCGACGGCTTCAGCGATGTCGACCTGTGCCTGAGCGCGGGTCAGGCCGGTTATCTGACCGTATGGACACCCGCCGTGCAGGTGATTCATCAGGGCAGCATGCCTGAGGCTCCGCAAGCGCTGGCGGCCTTGCAGGAAAAATGGTCAGCCGCGTTCGCCCAGGATCAGGCCTATAACGCCAACTTGAGCCTGAACGGCAAAGGCTTTGTGCTCAATGACAGCGCGGTGCTCGACTGGTCGCAGTTGCTCGCTTGA
- the pseB gene encoding UDP-N-acetylglucosamine 4,6-dehydratase (inverting) has translation MFNGKSIFISGGTGSFGRRFIARLLEQYQPKRVVVFSRDELKQYEMQQTLNAPCMRYFIGDVRDADRLRQAMRGIDYVVHAAALKQVPAAEYNPTECIRTNVNGAENIIAAAIDNGVKKVVALSTDKAASPINLYGATKLLSDKLFVAANNIAGEQETRFAVVRYGNVAGSRGSVVPFFSKLIADGAKELPITDERMTRFWITLDHGVQFVLDSFARMHGGEVFVPKIPSIRIVDLARGMAEHLPRKNVGIRPGEKLHELMVPLDDARMTLEFEDHYTIQPSIRFTSVDVDFAVDNVGERGRAVGEDFEYRSDTNPHFLSVEQIADLHAKLSQ, from the coding sequence ATGTTCAACGGAAAATCGATCTTCATCTCCGGCGGCACCGGCTCGTTCGGGCGTAGATTCATCGCCCGCCTGCTCGAGCAATACCAGCCCAAGCGCGTGGTGGTGTTTTCCCGTGATGAGCTGAAGCAGTACGAGATGCAGCAGACCTTGAACGCGCCGTGCATGCGCTACTTCATCGGTGATGTGCGCGACGCCGATCGACTGCGTCAAGCCATGCGCGGCATCGATTATGTGGTGCATGCAGCAGCACTCAAGCAAGTGCCGGCGGCGGAATACAACCCGACCGAATGCATCCGCACCAACGTCAATGGCGCGGAAAACATCATCGCCGCGGCCATCGACAATGGCGTGAAGAAAGTCGTGGCGCTGTCTACCGACAAAGCTGCCAGCCCGATCAACCTGTACGGCGCGACCAAGTTGCTTTCGGACAAGTTGTTCGTCGCGGCGAACAATATCGCCGGCGAGCAGGAAACCCGATTTGCCGTGGTGCGCTACGGCAACGTGGCCGGTTCCCGTGGCTCGGTGGTGCCTTTCTTCAGCAAACTGATTGCCGATGGTGCAAAGGAGTTGCCGATCACCGACGAACGCATGACAAGGTTCTGGATCACTCTCGACCACGGCGTGCAGTTTGTCCTCGACAGCTTCGCGCGGATGCACGGCGGCGAAGTGTTCGTGCCGAAGATTCCGTCGATTCGCATCGTCGATCTGGCGCGTGGCATGGCTGAACATCTGCCGCGCAAGAACGTGGGCATTCGTCCCGGTGAAAAGCTCCATGAATTGATGGTGCCGCTGGACGACGCGCGGATGACCCTCGAGTTTGAAGATCACTACACCATTCAACCGTCGATCCGCTTCACCAGCGTCGATGTCGATTTTGCCGTCGACAACGTCGGTGAGCGCGGGCGGGCGGTCGGCGAAGATTTCGAATATCGCTCCGACACCAATCCGCATTTTCTCTCGGTCGAGCAGATTGCTGACCTGCACGCGAAGCTCTCGCAATGA
- a CDS encoding NAD-dependent epimerase/dehydratase family protein yields the protein MKVLVTGATGFVGRHLVAALLARGCEIRAVARSLQKAQSMPWINDVEFVSADLHASDLDIAALMEGVDALAHLAWPGLPNYRALFHFEHNLMADYRFIKGAVEAGVKQVLVTGTCFEYGMQSGPLSESSEPRPSNPYGLAKHTLHLFLQNLQQERPFTLQWARLFYLHGEGQNPNSLLAALDRAIDAGEPSFNMSAGEQLRDFLAIESAAGYLAAILQQRDFNGVINCASGQPVSVRALVEQRLRERDAALQLNLGHYPYPGHEPLAFWAVTERLQQLLGASR from the coding sequence GTGAAGGTTCTGGTCACAGGCGCTACAGGTTTTGTCGGTCGGCATCTGGTTGCCGCATTGCTGGCGCGCGGCTGCGAGATTCGCGCCGTGGCGCGCAGTCTGCAAAAAGCCCAGAGCATGCCATGGATCAATGACGTCGAGTTCGTGAGTGCGGATCTTCACGCGAGCGATCTCGACATCGCTGCGCTGATGGAAGGAGTCGATGCGCTGGCACACTTGGCCTGGCCTGGCTTGCCAAATTATCGGGCGCTGTTCCATTTCGAACACAACCTGATGGCCGACTATCGCTTCATCAAAGGCGCGGTGGAGGCGGGCGTGAAGCAGGTGCTGGTGACCGGCACCTGTTTCGAATACGGCATGCAAAGCGGCCCGCTCAGCGAAAGCAGCGAACCACGGCCGAGCAATCCCTACGGTCTGGCCAAACACACGCTGCACCTGTTTTTGCAAAACCTGCAGCAGGAGCGGCCGTTCACCTTGCAGTGGGCACGTCTGTTTTATCTGCATGGCGAAGGGCAAAACCCCAACAGCCTGTTGGCGGCACTGGACCGCGCGATCGATGCCGGCGAGCCGTCGTTCAACATGTCGGCCGGTGAACAGCTGCGCGATTTTTTGGCCATTGAAAGCGCCGCCGGGTACCTCGCCGCGATCCTGCAACAACGTGACTTCAACGGCGTGATCAATTGCGCCAGCGGCCAGCCGGTTTCCGTCCGTGCGCTGGTCGAGCAACGCCTGCGTGAACGCGATGCGGCGCTGCAACTCAACCTCGGCCATTACCCCTATCCCGGCCACGAGCCGCTGGCGTTCTGGGCGGTGACCGAGCGTCTGCAACAGTTATTGGGAGCGTCGCGATGA